A genomic region of Nakamurella alba contains the following coding sequences:
- a CDS encoding IS110 family transposase: MRAAVIDALTGELIERVVSPLTERVVDFVDEIAAGHGPVVVTYEAGPTGYGLARALQAAGHVCQIAAPSKLLRPSGDRVKTDRRDALLLARLARNGDIVAVTIATLAQESARDLVRAREDTRTVLMAARHRLSKLLLRHGHIYDNDAWTGRHDAWLRRVRKEHLLPTGGGVLIAFDDAYDAVAHALARRNRLDTEIA; this comes from the coding sequence GTGCGGGCGGCGGTGATTGACGCGCTGACTGGTGAACTGATCGAGCGGGTGGTGTCCCCGTTGACCGAGCGGGTGGTCGATTTCGTGGACGAGATCGCCGCCGGGCACGGCCCGGTGGTGGTGACCTATGAGGCCGGCCCGACCGGATACGGGTTGGCACGGGCGCTGCAAGCGGCGGGGCACGTGTGCCAGATCGCGGCGCCGTCGAAGTTGCTGCGTCCGTCCGGGGACCGGGTCAAGACCGACCGCAGGGACGCGTTGTTGCTGGCCCGGCTGGCCCGCAACGGCGACATCGTCGCGGTCACGATTGCGACCCTGGCGCAGGAATCGGCGCGGGATCTGGTCCGGGCCAGGGAAGACACCCGGACGGTGTTGATGGCGGCGCGGCATCGGTTGTCGAAGTTGCTGCTGCGACACGGACACATCTACGACAATGACGCCTGGACCGGACGGCATGACGCATGGTTGCGGCGGGTCCGCAAAGAACATCTTCTGCCCACCGGTGGTGGCGTGTTGATCGCCTTCGACGATGCCTACGACGCGGTGGCCCACGCCCTGGCCCGCCGGAACCGTCTCGATACCGAGATCGCAG
- a CDS encoding helix-turn-helix transcriptional regulator, which translates to MDNRAEIREFLTSRRARLTPQQAGLPAYGGRRRVTGLRREEVALLAGVSIDYYVRLERGNLSGASESVLHSLAEALQLDEAEREHLQALARNSTHSTARSRTTAPTGVARSVQQVLDAIGDAPAWVRNGRHDMLAMNALARVLYAPMLTHTDRPNTARFLYLDPASQEFFVDWERSATDVAALLRAEAGRNPHDKKLIELIGELSTRSEVFRTRWAAHNVKFHRTGQKRIHHPAVGRLDLDFEAMELPSHPGLTMFVYTAAVGTPTADSLRILGSLAAAQPVTRVDPVG; encoded by the coding sequence ATGGACAACAGGGCCGAGATCAGGGAGTTCCTCACCTCCCGCCGTGCCCGGCTGACCCCGCAGCAGGCCGGGCTGCCCGCGTACGGCGGCCGGCGACGGGTGACCGGGCTGCGCCGGGAGGAGGTCGCACTGCTCGCCGGTGTCAGCATCGACTACTACGTGCGGCTGGAACGCGGGAACCTCAGCGGCGCGTCGGAGAGCGTCCTGCACAGCCTGGCCGAGGCATTGCAACTGGACGAGGCCGAGCGCGAGCACCTGCAGGCGCTGGCCCGCAATTCCACGCACAGCACGGCGCGGTCCCGGACCACCGCGCCCACCGGGGTGGCCCGGAGCGTGCAGCAGGTGCTGGACGCGATCGGCGACGCCCCGGCCTGGGTGCGCAACGGCCGGCACGACATGCTCGCGATGAACGCGCTGGCCCGGGTGCTCTACGCACCGATGCTGACGCACACCGACCGGCCCAACACCGCACGGTTCCTGTACCTGGATCCGGCCTCGCAGGAGTTCTTCGTCGACTGGGAGCGGTCCGCGACCGACGTGGCCGCCCTGCTGCGCGCCGAGGCCGGGCGGAACCCGCACGACAAGAAGCTGATCGAGCTGATCGGCGAGCTGTCCACCCGCAGCGAGGTGTTCCGGACCCGTTGGGCCGCACACAATGTCAAGTTCCACCGGACCGGCCAGAAGCGCATCCACCACCCGGCGGTCGGCCGGCTCGACCTGGACTTCGAGGCGATGGAACTTCCGTCCCACCCCGGGCTCACGATGTTCGTCTACACCGCCGCGGTCGGCACGCCGACCGCCGACTCCCTGCGCATCCTCGGCAGTCTCGCCGCCGCCCAGCCGGTCACCCGCGTCGATCCCGTCGGCTGA
- a CDS encoding aldo/keto reductase, protein MQYRPLGRTGVQVSPLCLGAMMFGPWGNEDRDDSVRIIRAALDAGINFVDTADVYSAGGSEEIVGAALAGRRDDVVLATKFFMPMGEDPNTRGGSRRWIMRSVEDSLRRLGTDHIDLYQVHRPDPGVDVEETLGALTDLVRQGKVRYIGSSSFSGSQIVEAQWASRDRKLERFVTEQPPYSILVRGIEEDVLPTTLRHGMGTLVYSPIGGGWLSGRYRKGTGGAPVSSRRPAARFDMSSPANQRKLDIVEELAVLADQAGIPMIELAIAFVLRHPGVTSAIVGPRTMEQLESYLPAVDVVLTDDVLNRIDELVPPGVTINPEDNSYGAHELLPAARRR, encoded by the coding sequence ATGCAGTACCGACCACTGGGACGTACAGGGGTCCAGGTGAGCCCGTTGTGCCTGGGCGCCATGATGTTCGGGCCCTGGGGCAACGAGGACCGGGACGACTCCGTCCGGATCATCCGGGCCGCCCTCGACGCGGGCATCAACTTCGTGGACACGGCCGACGTCTACTCGGCGGGCGGCTCCGAGGAGATCGTCGGCGCGGCCCTGGCCGGGCGGCGGGACGACGTGGTGCTGGCCACGAAGTTCTTCATGCCGATGGGCGAGGATCCGAACACCCGGGGCGGATCCCGCCGCTGGATCATGCGGTCCGTCGAGGACTCGCTGCGCCGGCTCGGCACCGACCACATCGACCTCTACCAGGTCCACCGGCCGGATCCGGGCGTCGATGTCGAGGAGACCCTCGGTGCCCTGACCGATCTCGTCCGGCAGGGCAAGGTCCGGTACATCGGCTCCTCGTCCTTCTCGGGATCGCAGATCGTCGAGGCGCAGTGGGCGTCCCGCGATCGCAAACTCGAGCGCTTCGTCACCGAGCAGCCGCCCTACTCGATCCTGGTGCGTGGCATCGAGGAGGACGTCCTCCCGACGACGCTGCGGCACGGGATGGGCACGCTGGTGTACAGCCCGATCGGTGGTGGGTGGCTGTCCGGTCGGTACCGCAAGGGCACCGGCGGCGCGCCGGTCTCGTCCCGGCGCCCGGCCGCGAGGTTCGACATGTCCAGCCCGGCCAACCAGCGCAAGCTCGACATCGTCGAGGAGCTGGCGGTTCTCGCCGACCAGGCGGGCATCCCGATGATCGAGCTGGCGATCGCGTTCGTGCTGCGGCACCCCGGTGTCACCTCGGCGATCGTCGGTCCGCGCACCATGGAGCAGCTCGAGTCCTACCTGCCGGCCGTGGATGTCGTGCTGACCGACGATGTGCTGAACCGGATCGACGAGCTGGTGCCGCCCGGGGTGACGATCAATCCCGAGGACAACAGTTACGGCGCGCACGAGCTGCTGCCCGCGGCCCGTCGCCGGTGA
- a CDS encoding aldo/keto reductase, whose protein sequence is MNAPTTPTVIEDLTLNNGVTMPTLGLGVFQSPPEETAAAVDTALRLGYRHIDTAAAYGNERQVGEGIRRSGIDRSEIFVETKIWVTDYGYEPTLHGFDKAVRKLGVEQIDLLILHQPAPDRFDTTVGAYQALEKLLADGRVRAIGVSNFTPQHLDLLAERTQVVPTVNQVELHPYFTQAALQQVDAERGIITQAWSPIGGITFYPGWGEERRSVLADPTIAGIAERIGRSPAQVMLRWHLQQGRSAIPKSVNPARIAENFAVFDFELTAEDLAVLDGLDSGTRSGPDPDVPMQSRYERTIPEN, encoded by the coding sequence ATGAACGCACCGACCACTCCCACCGTCATCGAGGACCTCACACTGAACAACGGGGTCACCATGCCCACGCTCGGGCTGGGAGTCTTCCAGAGCCCACCGGAGGAGACCGCCGCCGCGGTCGACACCGCGCTGCGCCTGGGCTACCGGCACATCGACACCGCGGCGGCCTACGGCAACGAGCGGCAGGTCGGCGAGGGCATCCGGCGCTCCGGCATCGACCGCTCGGAGATCTTCGTCGAGACCAAGATCTGGGTCACCGACTACGGCTACGAGCCGACCCTTCACGGCTTTGACAAGGCTGTCCGCAAACTGGGTGTCGAGCAGATCGACCTGCTGATCCTGCACCAGCCGGCACCTGACCGCTTCGACACGACGGTCGGCGCCTACCAGGCTCTGGAGAAGCTGCTCGCCGACGGCCGGGTGCGGGCGATCGGCGTCAGCAACTTCACCCCGCAGCACCTGGACCTGCTCGCGGAGCGGACCCAGGTGGTCCCGACGGTCAACCAGGTCGAGTTGCACCCCTACTTCACCCAGGCCGCGCTGCAGCAGGTCGACGCCGAGCGCGGGATCATCACCCAGGCCTGGTCGCCGATCGGCGGCATCACCTTCTATCCGGGCTGGGGTGAGGAGCGGCGCAGCGTGCTCGCCGACCCGACCATCGCCGGCATCGCCGAGCGGATCGGGCGCTCGCCCGCGCAGGTGATGCTGCGCTGGCACCTGCAGCAGGGGCGCTCGGCCATCCCGAAGTCGGTGAACCCGGCCCGCATCGCGGAGAACTTCGCCGTCTTCGACTTCGAGCTGACCGCCGAGGATCTGGCCGTCCTCGACGGGCTCGACTCCGGTACCCGCAGCGGCCCCGACCCGGACGTCCCGATGCAGTCCCGCTATGAGCGGACCATCCCCGAGAACTGA